From Gimesia panareensis, the proteins below share one genomic window:
- the truB gene encoding tRNA pseudouridine(55) synthase TruB: MSGSSSKAGLQLSGLLSVNKPQDVTSRQVVNQFQKLVHPARIGHAGTLDPLATGVLVLCIGQATRLIRFVQDQPKEYIGEFVLGKRSDTDDITGEVVDTPDCPVIEREQLEHYLSNYRGSIEQIPPQYSAVHIDGRRAYDLARRGESFEIEPRTVDVYELEVSEFEFPRFQLRIVCGSGTYIRSIGRDLGEDLGVGATMTSLVRTRIGEFNLDSSLSLEKPPTLETITAHLQPPIRAVPHLPHYQCDARELRALRLGQKLTCDPARLPDVDEIIEIAAITPDGDLVAIAEWDRSHQRLSPRQVYAERSQ, from the coding sequence ATGAGCGGTTCTTCTTCAAAAGCAGGCCTGCAACTCTCAGGCCTGTTGAGCGTGAATAAACCTCAGGACGTCACTTCCCGTCAGGTGGTGAACCAGTTTCAGAAACTGGTCCACCCTGCCAGAATCGGTCACGCGGGGACGCTGGATCCCCTGGCGACGGGAGTGCTGGTGCTCTGCATTGGTCAGGCGACCCGATTAATTCGCTTTGTGCAGGACCAGCCGAAGGAGTACATCGGCGAGTTCGTCCTGGGCAAACGCAGCGATACCGATGATATTACGGGCGAAGTGGTCGACACGCCGGACTGCCCCGTAATTGAACGGGAACAGCTGGAACACTATCTGTCGAACTATCGCGGTTCGATCGAACAGATTCCCCCGCAGTACTCAGCGGTTCACATTGATGGCAGGCGCGCGTACGATCTGGCGCGCCGGGGTGAGTCGTTTGAAATCGAACCCCGGACCGTCGATGTGTACGAACTGGAAGTCAGTGAGTTCGAGTTTCCCCGGTTTCAATTGCGAATTGTCTGTGGTTCGGGAACCTACATCCGTTCGATCGGTCGGGATCTGGGTGAAGACCTGGGTGTGGGTGCCACAATGACCTCACTGGTCCGCACCCGAATCGGTGAATTCAACCTGGATTCGTCGCTGTCTCTCGAAAAGCCGCCCACCCTGGAAACGATCACAGCACATCTGCAACCGCCGATCAGAGCCGTTCCCCACCTGCCACACTACCAGTGTGATGCGCGGGAACTGCGGGCTCTCCGCCTGGGACAGAAGCTGACCTGTGATCCGGCCCGACTGCCTGATGTCGACGAAATCATCGAAATCGCGGCAATCACCCCGGATGGCGACCTGGTGGCGATTGCGGAATGGGACCGGTCTCACCAGCGACTCTCTCCCCGGCAGGTTTATGCGGAGCGTTCCCAGTAG
- the kdsB gene encoding 3-deoxy-manno-octulosonate cytidylyltransferase: MPVCGVIPARLESSRLPGKLLLSETGQTLIQHTWEAAARSERLDRLIVATDSLEILEAVHGFGGKACLTGEHPSGTDRIAEVAEKELFDADILVNIQGDEPEIAPEFIDQLIELLESSPEADMATLATPIRNLEQLQDSSCTKVVCRRDGSAMYFSRLPIPFTRDVAPETLLPEESPWLLHLGLYAYRRPFLLELTQIPPTPLEQLEKLEQLRALETGAKIQVGTVAHPTVGIDTPEDYAQFVARYEQETS, from the coding sequence GTGCCAGTGTGCGGCGTGATTCCCGCCAGACTTGAGTCATCCCGACTTCCCGGAAAACTGTTGTTAAGTGAAACCGGACAGACACTGATTCAGCATACCTGGGAGGCAGCTGCCCGTTCAGAACGACTGGATCGTCTGATCGTGGCCACCGACAGCCTGGAGATCCTGGAAGCCGTGCATGGATTTGGCGGCAAAGCCTGCCTGACAGGCGAGCATCCCAGTGGTACCGACCGGATCGCCGAAGTCGCGGAAAAAGAGCTCTTTGATGCCGATATCCTGGTGAATATTCAGGGAGACGAACCCGAAATCGCCCCCGAATTCATCGATCAGCTGATTGAGCTGCTGGAGTCTTCCCCCGAGGCAGACATGGCGACCCTGGCGACCCCGATTCGGAATCTCGAACAACTGCAGGATTCTTCCTGTACGAAGGTCGTCTGCCGGAGAGATGGCTCAGCGATGTACTTCAGTCGTCTGCCGATTCCGTTCACCCGTGATGTGGCTCCCGAAACATTGCTGCCGGAGGAAAGTCCCTGGTTGCTGCATCTGGGTCTGTATGCCTACCGTCGCCCGTTTTTACTGGAGCTCACCCAGATTCCTCCCACTCCCCTGGAGCAGCTGGAAAAACTGGAGCAGCTCCGGGCTCTGGAAACGGGTGCAAAGATTCAGGTCGGCACCGTCGCTCATCCCACAGTCGGCATCGATACGCCGGAAGACTACGCTCAGTTTGTCGCCCGGTATGAACAGGAAACGAGTTAG
- a CDS encoding CTP synthase, giving the protein MTASTTDSEMTKHTTKHIFVTGGVVSSLGKGLTSASIGLLLEQRGLRVRMQKLDPYINIDPGTMNPYEHGEVYVLDDGSETDLDLGHYERFTNSPLSRKSNYTTGQIYQRVIEKERRGEYLGATVQVIPHITDEIKESVYNLASSDVDVVITELGGTVGDIEGLPFLEAIRQIPLDIGKENCLFIHLTLLPYIKAAGEMKTKPTQHSVGLLRQIGIQPDVLIVRTERPMDKDHADKIALFCNVEKGAVIEEVDTEYSIYEVPQGLADDGLDKLIIRKLQIDAEPLDLTNWRSLLNRIKNPEHEVTIAVVGKYIDHKDAYKSIYESLFHAGFHHNTRILLKRIEAEEVERQGAETLLSNVDGILVPGGFGKRGIEGKIASVKFARENKIPYFGICLGMQCAVIEFARNVLGLPDAHSTEFNSETSAPVICLLEEQKEITEKGGTMRLGAQDCIITKDSKAHTCYGADSISERHRHRYEFNPEYRTQLIEAGMIPTGTSPNGNLVEIVEIPDHPWYIAVQFHPEFKSKPVSPHPLFAGFVGAALNYHQQKVRVSSVS; this is encoded by the coding sequence ATGACAGCTTCAACAACAGACAGCGAAATGACCAAACACACCACAAAACACATTTTTGTCACCGGCGGCGTCGTCAGTTCCTTAGGGAAAGGCCTGACCTCTGCCTCGATCGGCCTGCTGCTGGAACAGCGGGGACTGCGGGTTCGGATGCAGAAGCTCGACCCGTATATTAACATCGACCCCGGTACGATGAACCCTTACGAGCACGGCGAAGTCTATGTGCTCGACGACGGCTCAGAGACCGACCTTGACCTGGGGCATTATGAGCGGTTCACCAACAGTCCCCTCTCGCGGAAATCCAATTACACCACCGGCCAGATTTACCAGCGTGTGATCGAAAAGGAACGCCGGGGGGAATACCTGGGGGCAACGGTTCAGGTCATCCCGCATATCACTGATGAGATCAAAGAATCGGTTTACAACCTGGCCAGCTCCGACGTGGATGTGGTCATCACCGAACTGGGTGGAACCGTGGGTGACATCGAAGGCCTGCCGTTCCTGGAAGCCATTCGACAGATTCCCCTCGACATCGGCAAAGAAAACTGCCTGTTCATTCACCTGACGCTGCTGCCCTACATCAAGGCGGCCGGAGAAATGAAAACCAAGCCGACCCAGCACAGTGTGGGTCTGCTGCGGCAGATCGGGATTCAGCCCGATGTCCTGATTGTCCGCACCGAGCGTCCCATGGATAAAGATCACGCGGACAAGATCGCGCTGTTCTGTAACGTCGAAAAAGGGGCCGTCATTGAGGAAGTCGACACGGAATATTCGATCTATGAAGTTCCGCAGGGGCTGGCGGATGACGGACTGGACAAGCTCATCATCCGCAAACTGCAGATCGATGCCGAGCCGCTGGACTTAACCAACTGGCGTTCGCTCTTGAACCGGATCAAAAACCCGGAACATGAAGTGACCATTGCCGTGGTCGGGAAGTACATCGATCATAAAGACGCCTACAAGTCCATCTACGAATCGCTGTTCCATGCCGGCTTCCATCACAATACCCGGATCCTGCTGAAACGGATCGAAGCGGAAGAAGTCGAGCGCCAGGGCGCGGAGACACTGCTCTCTAACGTGGACGGCATTCTGGTTCCCGGAGGCTTCGGAAAACGCGGCATTGAAGGCAAAATTGCCAGCGTCAAATTTGCCCGCGAAAACAAGATTCCCTACTTCGGAATCTGCCTGGGAATGCAGTGTGCGGTCATCGAATTTGCCCGAAATGTACTGGGACTGCCCGATGCTCACAGTACGGAATTCAACAGCGAAACCAGTGCCCCGGTGATCTGTCTGCTCGAAGAACAGAAAGAGATCACCGAAAAAGGGGGCACGATGCGGCTGGGGGCCCAGGACTGCATCATCACCAAAGATTCCAAGGCTCATACCTGTTACGGAGCCGACTCCATCAGCGAGCGGCACCGGCACCGCTATGAATTCAACCCTGAGTATCGGACTCAGCTGATTGAAGCAGGTATGATTCCGACCGGCACCAGTCCGAACGGGAACCTGGTAGAAATCGTCGAAATCCCGGATCATCCCTGGTATATCGCGGTTCAGTTCCACCCGGAATTCAAATCGAAGCCTGTCAGCCCGCATCCGCTGTTCGCCGGATTTGTCGGTGCGGCTCTGAATTATCACCAGCAGAAAGTGCGTGTCTCTTCAGTTTCCTGA
- a CDS encoding DUF420 domain-containing protein yields MEHGFLGYRSTFMLDFVVTALILIVPLLLFSLYTVKIRRNFSLHKKLQILLGAVLLVAVAAFEVDVQIMHGGWQNIVKQREVPLTPEQFDYVRNVLYVHLLFAISTPLFWGTTLFLALKRIPNPPAPCAHSSLHKKLGWISTVDITLTSLTGLYWYYVALVAGG; encoded by the coding sequence ATGGAGCATGGATTTTTAGGCTATCGCTCAACATTCATGTTGGATTTCGTGGTCACGGCACTGATTCTGATCGTACCACTGCTCTTATTCAGCCTCTACACTGTCAAAATCAGGCGCAACTTCTCGTTGCATAAGAAACTGCAGATCCTGCTGGGCGCGGTCCTGCTGGTGGCCGTGGCTGCCTTTGAAGTGGATGTGCAGATCATGCACGGGGGCTGGCAGAACATTGTCAAGCAGCGGGAAGTTCCCCTCACTCCGGAGCAGTTCGACTATGTCCGCAATGTGCTGTATGTGCATCTGCTGTTTGCCATCAGCACACCGCTGTTCTGGGGGACCACTCTGTTTCTGGCTCTGAAACGGATTCCCAATCCACCCGCACCCTGCGCGCACAGCAGCCTGCACAAAAAACTGGGCTGGATTTCAACGGTCGATATTACGTTGACGTCACTGACCGGGCTGTACTGGTACTACGTGGCACTGGTGGCCGGGGGGTGA
- a CDS encoding phosphoribosylanthranilate isomerase, which yields MWIKICGIRDAETARMVADQGASALGLNFYEPSPRCISVETAQEIQYAVAEREIALVGLFVNHSLDTIEAICSAVAFDLLQLHGDESPEFLAELSRNLPYLPLIRAFRVRETDLTSITAYLSECDRCGKRPDYLLIDAYSPEAFGGTGKVAPWAVIQEHYQFDTWPPLILAGGLTAKNVAAAIQAVHPFGVDTASGVETAPGIKNEELVASFVKQSEKA from the coding sequence ATGTGGATCAAAATATGTGGCATTCGCGATGCCGAAACCGCTCGAATGGTGGCTGACCAGGGTGCGTCCGCACTGGGATTGAATTTCTACGAGCCCTCACCGCGTTGTATTTCGGTCGAAACAGCACAGGAGATCCAGTATGCCGTCGCAGAGAGAGAAATCGCGCTCGTCGGTCTGTTTGTTAATCACAGCCTGGATACTATCGAGGCGATCTGCAGTGCGGTCGCGTTCGATCTACTCCAATTACATGGAGACGAGTCACCGGAATTTCTGGCCGAACTATCACGAAATCTGCCGTACCTGCCCCTGATTCGGGCGTTTCGTGTGCGGGAAACCGACCTCACATCTATTACCGCTTATCTGAGCGAATGCGATCGCTGTGGAAAGCGGCCGGATTACCTGTTGATTGACGCTTATTCACCAGAGGCTTTCGGAGGGACCGGAAAAGTGGCTCCCTGGGCCGTGATTCAGGAACACTATCAGTTTGACACCTGGCCTCCGCTGATTCTGGCCGGGGGGCTCACTGCAAAGAATGTCGCGGCAGCGATTCAGGCCGTTCATCCCTTCGGTGTCGATACGGCCAGTGGCGTGGAAACCGCTCCGGGAATCAAAAATGAGGAACTGGTGGCATCCTTTGTCAAACAGTCAGAAAAAGCGTGA
- a CDS encoding response regulator transcription factor produces MSTDYKILLIEDDREISSTLSGVIKSAGYNIIVAPNGLEGQKLAQTENPDLVITDMMMPKMGGFPVLESLKSLPSPPKVIMITANEGGRHKAYAEMLGVDDYLRKPFAMDIFLDAIARVLAKGSDDEEESKPAKGPLSRSRKKS; encoded by the coding sequence ATGTCAACTGATTACAAAATCTTACTGATCGAAGATGACCGCGAAATTTCCAGCACCCTGAGTGGTGTGATCAAATCCGCGGGATATAACATCATCGTGGCCCCCAACGGCCTGGAAGGGCAGAAGCTCGCCCAGACCGAGAACCCCGATCTGGTCATCACCGATATGATGATGCCGAAAATGGGTGGCTTCCCCGTACTGGAAAGCCTGAAATCGCTGCCTTCTCCCCCCAAAGTGATCATGATCACCGCGAACGAAGGGGGCCGTCATAAAGCCTACGCCGAGATGCTGGGCGTCGATGACTACCTCCGCAAGCCGTTCGCGATGGACATATTCCTGGATGCCATCGCCCGTGTGCTGGCTAAAGGTTCCGACGACGAAGAAGAGAGCAAACCCGCCAAAGGTCCGCTGTCGCGCTCACGTAAAAAATCGTAA